The following proteins are encoded in a genomic region of Spirosoma sp. SC4-14:
- a CDS encoding helix-turn-helix domain-containing protein gives MIFFPHIQPHPSLRPYVRHYLLLHIPLDDISFEQRIKPIPPDADQSLFFYPRSVAKTVVNRNGETRTNPSSIFVGQQTSRINILLGEDHLIIQVCFRPGFLYQLLGGMPATEFQGKEVDAEYLMDAGIAELNNQLREETDHRRMISHIEAYLLKKMDSLARRTLPLQPIDKVILAIKDTNGPLSLDWLADQACLSSRQLERKFQERLGMSPKFYARIARFDRAFKLKLQQPQLDWLDVAYACGYFDYSHLMRDFRQFAEVSPTMLMTQDTASPDRGQSLA, from the coding sequence ATGATTTTCTTTCCGCACATACAACCCCATCCTTCGCTACGGCCTTATGTGCGGCATTATTTGCTACTACACATACCGCTAGACGACATATCTTTTGAGCAACGGATTAAGCCCATTCCGCCCGATGCCGATCAGTCGCTCTTCTTTTATCCACGTAGTGTCGCAAAAACCGTTGTCAACCGCAATGGTGAAACCCGAACCAACCCGTCGAGCATTTTTGTTGGGCAGCAAACGTCACGGATCAATATACTGCTTGGCGAAGATCACCTGATTATCCAGGTTTGTTTTCGGCCTGGATTTTTGTATCAACTGCTTGGAGGAATGCCAGCTACTGAATTTCAGGGCAAGGAAGTCGATGCGGAATACCTGATGGATGCCGGAATAGCCGAATTAAACAATCAATTGCGGGAAGAAACCGATCATCGTCGTATGATCAGCCATATCGAAGCATACCTGCTCAAAAAGATGGATTCATTGGCCCGGCGTACTTTGCCGCTACAACCCATCGACAAAGTGATTCTTGCGATTAAAGATACGAATGGCCCACTTTCGCTGGATTGGCTGGCCGACCAGGCTTGTTTGAGCAGCCGCCAACTGGAGCGTAAATTTCAGGAACGGCTCGGCATGAGTCCGAAGTTTTACGCCCGTATTGCCCGATTCGACCGAGCCTTTAAGCTGAAACTCCAACAGCCCCAACTCGACTGGCTCGACGTTGCCTACGCCTGTGGCTATTTCGATTATTCACACCTGATGCGCGATTTCCGGCAGTTTGCCGAGGTATCACCTACTATGCTGATGACGCAGGATACGGCTTCGCCCGACCGGGGGCAGTCTCTTGCCTGA
- the thiM gene encoding hydroxyethylthiazole kinase, translating to MTQPSHLIWTDVERIRAQAPLIHNITNFVVMNNTANALLALGASPAMVHAPDEVEEFVSISSALVVNIGTLDATFVAGMKLAMRQAKALGKPIVFDPVGVGATTFRNKVSEELLTLAAPDIIRGNASEIMALAGLNAQTKGVDSLYGSEAAVEAARRLSSVWGSVVVISGETDYIIHGDRTAKVANGHPLMTKVTGMGCTATAITGAFSAVNNNYFQAATHAMAVMGIAGELAVAKNPAPGSLQVNFLDTLYRLTEAQFTDTLKLTQS from the coding sequence ATGACTCAACCCTCACACTTGATCTGGACCGATGTCGAGCGCATTCGTGCGCAGGCTCCGCTTATTCACAATATTACCAACTTCGTGGTCATGAACAACACGGCCAACGCCCTGCTGGCTCTCGGCGCTTCGCCCGCTATGGTTCATGCGCCCGACGAGGTCGAAGAGTTTGTTTCTATTTCCAGCGCACTGGTCGTCAACATCGGTACGCTCGATGCCACTTTTGTGGCCGGGATGAAACTCGCCATGCGACAGGCTAAAGCCTTGGGCAAACCCATTGTATTTGACCCGGTTGGTGTTGGGGCCACTACATTTCGTAATAAGGTCAGCGAGGAATTGCTGACGCTGGCTGCTCCCGACATTATTCGTGGCAATGCCTCCGAAATCATGGCATTAGCCGGTCTGAACGCCCAAACCAAAGGGGTCGATAGTTTGTATGGCTCGGAGGCCGCCGTGGAGGCCGCCCGACGGTTGAGTTCGGTATGGGGATCGGTGGTGGTGATCAGTGGTGAAACCGATTACATCATTCACGGCGACCGAACCGCCAAAGTGGCCAACGGGCATCCGCTCATGACCAAAGTAACGGGTATGGGTTGTACGGCCACGGCCATAACGGGCGCGTTTTCGGCTGTGAACAACAACTATTTTCAGGCCGCTACACACGCGATGGCTGTAATGGGAATCGCTGGTGAACTGGCCGTAGCGAAGAACCCGGCTCCCGGTAGCTTACAGGTCAACTTTCTGGATACGCTCTATCGACTGACCGAAGCCCAATTTACCGACACCCTCAAGCTGACACAGTCGTGA
- the thiD gene encoding bifunctional hydroxymethylpyrimidine kinase/phosphomethylpyrimidine kinase, with protein MNTYIRTLTIAGSDSGGGAGIQADLKTFSALGCYGMSVLTALTAQNTQAVTGIFPVSPAFIVEQLKAVLSDIGVDAVKIGMLHSPEIIEQVATTLRAFDVSTIVLDPVMVAKSGDKLLQDEAVDALRTYLLPMASVITPNLPEISVLLGRSVETKTDMLPAAVDLATRCPGAILVKGGHLADNDSTDLLYVSADEQHWFPTARINTNNSHGTGCTLSSAIAAGLAKGLSVVDAVAMAKTYLTGALQAGADYRLGHGHGPVHHFYNLWQ; from the coding sequence ATGAACACCTACATTCGGACATTAACCATTGCGGGCTCCGATAGTGGCGGAGGGGCTGGTATTCAGGCTGATCTGAAAACGTTTTCGGCATTGGGCTGCTATGGCATGTCAGTGTTGACCGCCCTGACGGCCCAGAACACCCAGGCCGTTACCGGCATTTTTCCGGTATCGCCCGCCTTTATCGTTGAGCAATTGAAAGCCGTTCTGAGCGACATTGGCGTCGATGCGGTAAAGATTGGTATGCTTCACTCGCCCGAAATTATTGAACAAGTGGCCACTACGTTACGCGCGTTCGATGTGTCGACCATTGTGCTTGACCCGGTCATGGTCGCTAAAAGTGGCGATAAGCTGTTACAGGACGAAGCAGTCGATGCATTAAGAACGTATCTGTTACCGATGGCATCGGTCATTACCCCCAACTTGCCCGAAATCAGCGTATTGCTGGGTCGATCTGTAGAGACGAAAACCGATATGTTGCCTGCGGCTGTCGATCTGGCAACGCGCTGTCCGGGCGCGATTCTGGTAAAAGGCGGCCATTTGGCTGACAACGACAGTACAGATCTACTTTACGTTTCGGCCGATGAGCAGCATTGGTTTCCAACTGCCCGTATCAATACCAACAATTCACACGGAACGGGCTGTACACTGTCGTCGGCAATTGCGGCTGGATTGGCCAAAGGATTATCGGTCGTTGATGCGGTTGCAATGGCTAAAACCTACCTGACAGGGGCATTACAAGCCGGTGCTGATTATCGGTTGGGGCATGGACATGGGCCTGTTCACCATTTTTATAACCTCTGGCAGTAA
- a CDS encoding Uma2 family endonuclease: protein MDGKPIHYKGYRDVLAGTKKFSEIMGSSTLQSFIVAYLQRLLFRELSEDQYTILSSETGLHLDKRTNLAGDILIFDNATLPIDAINEFYAQVPPKVVVEVDIAADSADVETDGYIFQKTQKLLNFGVEKVIWITTVAKKVTVATPQGDWQVKDWHKDIDVLDGIQFNIGQYLAKKGSSFA, encoded by the coding sequence ATGGACGGTAAGCCTATTCACTATAAGGGCTACCGGGATGTATTGGCAGGTACAAAGAAGTTTTCAGAAATTATGGGATCAAGTACGCTACAGTCATTTATTGTCGCTTACCTTCAACGACTACTTTTTAGGGAATTGAGTGAGGACCAGTATACAATTCTATCCAGCGAAACGGGCCTTCATCTAGATAAGCGAACCAATCTGGCGGGCGATATTCTCATTTTCGATAATGCTACGTTACCCATCGACGCTATCAATGAATTTTACGCCCAGGTGCCGCCTAAGGTTGTGGTTGAAGTTGATATTGCTGCCGACTCGGCTGACGTAGAGACAGATGGCTACATCTTCCAGAAAACCCAGAAGCTACTGAATTTTGGCGTTGAGAAAGTGATCTGGATTACTACAGTGGCTAAGAAAGTTACTGTGGCTACCCCGCAGGGGGACTGGCAGGTGAAAGACTGGCATAAAGATATTGACGTGCTGGATGGCATTCAGTTCAATATCGGTCAATATCTGGCTAAAAAAGGATCTTCGTTCGCCTAA
- a CDS encoding dienelactone hydrolase, whose translation MKLTAVRYLFFLLISLATVGQTMAQPSGDTFINGDLLPNAPELAARGSYPIGVRTLKLIHKDQVDVLHTKEGKHPLYDRPLTLEIWYPARIPDNKPGIVQYESVLGRSNDPKRPIVPFTFPGRASRDAEPDRSGGAYPLVIVSHGYPGSRLLLTYLTENLASKGYVVVAIDHTESTYSDLAAFPSTLLNRPLDDLFVLNEMARLSAKTSNTFLAGLLDADNTALIGYSMGGYGVLNTVGAGFSAEALKLFGQMTNGSTALEPRTMNSPAYKPTLDSRIKAVVAFAPWGMERGVWDAAGLAGLTLPTLFIAGSKDDISGYEKGIKAIYEGAVNADRYLLTYVNARHNVAPNPPPAVTLQPGVSADEYGHYAEPVWNERRINNINQHFVTAFLGIHLKKMEYAKYFNLPETDAPGPWTGFKPRTSLGLEMHHAKP comes from the coding sequence ATGAAACTAACCGCTGTTCGTTACCTGTTTTTTCTCTTGATATCACTGGCTACAGTCGGGCAAACCATGGCCCAACCATCCGGCGATACCTTTATCAATGGCGATCTGTTGCCTAATGCGCCTGAGCTGGCAGCTCGCGGAAGCTATCCGATTGGCGTACGAACCCTGAAACTGATTCATAAGGACCAGGTCGATGTGTTGCATACAAAAGAAGGCAAGCATCCCTTGTATGATCGTCCGTTAACGCTCGAAATCTGGTATCCGGCCCGTATTCCCGACAATAAACCGGGCATAGTACAGTATGAATCGGTGCTTGGGCGATCAAATGATCCTAAACGACCCATCGTCCCTTTTACGTTTCCGGGCCGGGCCAGTCGTGATGCCGAACCCGACCGAAGTGGCGGAGCTTATCCATTAGTTATCGTATCGCATGGCTATCCCGGATCGCGGTTGTTGCTTACCTACCTGACCGAAAACCTGGCTTCGAAAGGGTACGTTGTTGTCGCCATCGACCATACCGAATCGACCTATAGCGATTTGGCCGCTTTCCCGAGTACACTACTAAATCGCCCACTCGACGATCTGTTTGTTCTGAACGAGATGGCTCGGCTGAGTGCGAAAACCAGCAATACGTTTCTGGCGGGATTACTCGACGCCGATAATACGGCCCTGATTGGTTATTCGATGGGTGGCTATGGCGTACTCAACACGGTAGGAGCTGGCTTCAGTGCCGAAGCCCTAAAACTGTTTGGCCAGATGACCAACGGAAGCACTGCACTGGAACCCCGTACGATGAACTCACCCGCTTACAAGCCCACACTCGACTCGCGGATTAAGGCCGTAGTTGCGTTTGCGCCCTGGGGAATGGAACGGGGTGTATGGGATGCTGCCGGATTGGCCGGGTTAACGTTACCGACACTGTTTATAGCGGGTAGTAAAGACGACATTTCTGGCTATGAAAAGGGCATCAAAGCCATTTATGAAGGAGCCGTTAATGCAGATCGTTATCTGCTTACCTACGTCAATGCACGGCATAATGTAGCGCCCAATCCACCGCCAGCAGTAACGTTACAACCCGGCGTATCGGCTGACGAATATGGTCACTATGCTGAACCGGTCTGGAACGAGCGCCGAATCAACAACATCAACCAGCACTTCGTAACGGCATTTCTGGGCATTCATCTGAAGAAAATGGAGTATGCGAAGTACTTCAACCTTCCTGAAACGGACGCCCCTGGGCCATGGACTGGCTTCAAACCCCGAACCTCCCTTGGCCTGGAAATGCATCATGCAAAACCGTAG
- a CDS encoding ATP-binding protein, producing MINRLLLPIIEAQLFKQKSIVLLGPRQTGKTTLVRELLSRLSQPSIWLNADLPSVREGLTKVGTEQLKQIIGNATLVVIDEAQRIQNIGLTLKIVHDTLPHVQLIATGSSAFDLANEINEPLTGRKWEYWLYPISWQELVDYTTFLGATGQLETRLIYGMYPDVVTNLGNEREILAQLSGSYLYKDLLSFRGIRRPNVLEKLLRALAFQVGSEVSYNELSRLVEIDKATVESYIQLLEQAFVVFRLHPFNRNLRNEINTSRKVYFYDNGIRNALIENYAPLELRNDTGALWENFLVSERMKRNHYKKHYARSYFWRTHAQQEIDYLEESNGQLAAYEFKWNPKAKARFPKTFSEAYPNTQQTVISPQNFTDFLLT from the coding sequence ATGATAAACAGGTTATTACTGCCAATTATTGAAGCGCAGCTTTTCAAGCAAAAGAGCATTGTACTACTTGGACCAAGGCAAACAGGAAAAACAACGCTGGTACGTGAGTTGCTTTCGCGGCTTTCGCAACCGTCAATATGGCTAAATGCCGATTTACCATCGGTGCGGGAAGGGCTTACCAAGGTGGGTACGGAGCAACTAAAACAAATTATTGGCAATGCAACGCTCGTTGTGATCGATGAAGCTCAACGGATTCAGAATATTGGGCTGACCCTCAAAATTGTTCATGATACGCTACCCCATGTGCAGCTAATTGCTACCGGCTCTTCGGCTTTTGACCTGGCCAATGAAATCAATGAACCGCTAACCGGCCGAAAATGGGAGTACTGGCTGTATCCTATTTCGTGGCAGGAGTTGGTTGATTACACCACTTTTTTAGGAGCCACAGGGCAATTGGAAACTCGTCTGATTTATGGTATGTATCCTGATGTGGTCACGAACTTAGGCAACGAGCGCGAAATTCTGGCCCAACTTTCAGGAAGCTACCTGTATAAAGATTTGCTTTCGTTTAGGGGAATCCGGCGGCCCAACGTACTGGAAAAATTATTGAGAGCACTCGCGTTTCAGGTGGGTAGCGAAGTGTCGTATAATGAGTTATCGCGTCTGGTTGAAATCGATAAGGCGACCGTCGAAAGCTACATTCAGTTGCTCGAACAGGCGTTTGTTGTATTCAGACTCCATCCCTTCAACCGAAATCTTAGGAATGAGATCAATACGAGCCGAAAGGTTTATTTCTACGATAACGGGATTCGGAATGCGCTCATCGAAAATTATGCCCCCCTCGAACTCCGAAATGATACCGGTGCTCTATGGGAGAATTTTCTGGTGAGCGAACGGATGAAACGCAATCACTATAAAAAGCACTACGCAAGGTCGTATTTCTGGCGTACTCACGCACAGCAGGAAATTGACTATCTGGAAGAATCAAACGGGCAATTAGCCGCTTACGAATTTAAATGGAACCCAAAAGCCAAAGCCCGTTTTCCTAAGACATTCTCAGAAGCATACCCGAATACGCAGCAAACGGTGATTAGTCCGCAGAATTTCACGGATTTTTTACTGACCTGA
- a CDS encoding amidohydrolase family protein produces the protein MRNVLAALVTQLISLVAVAQQPDLILTNGQIFTSDTSQLYVEALAIKGGRIIATGKTSDIEKLATRQTKRLDLGGMLVVPGFNDAHNHLPGGLKATKIASAGMNPSWEAVQDSLKKAVRRTPEGQWIEGIIGITIANSPEVTRFVLDKIAPKHPVRLLSWWGHIGLYNTLGLHEMGIADDQPDPKGGFYERMPDGKTLTGKGYEKNAYWPHTSYAKMASLRDENAMIAEFRSMTQALLKAGVTSYQNMCTGATAADYAQLWKKAGLSFRLRLIRWGDMNTDGSLSIPAKDLAKTTPDLPLLTVSGTKWLLEGTPLEGGAEQVDPYPNRPGWYGRMNYTVAEIERMCKEAIARKDQLHFHIGGSKSIGKLLDLMAAMPVDWKALRPRFEHGDEIDYSPEYIKKAQQMGIIIVQNPTHFAPMEGFPIGPPATHGMAMKTLLNDHIPLAIGSDGPFNPYLNIMFATTHPRRPSEALSREQAVIAYTHTAAYAEFAENTKGTLTVSKVADLAVLSQNIFKVPAPKLLQTESVLTMVNGVIVYDAGLLTVK, from the coding sequence ATGCGAAACGTATTGGCCGCGTTAGTTACCCAACTGATTAGTCTAGTAGCCGTAGCACAACAACCCGACCTGATTCTGACGAATGGACAAATTTTTACGTCGGATACCAGCCAGTTATATGTAGAAGCATTGGCAATCAAGGGAGGGCGCATCATTGCCACTGGCAAAACATCCGACATAGAAAAACTGGCGACCCGGCAAACTAAACGACTCGATTTAGGCGGTATGCTGGTTGTGCCGGGATTCAACGATGCGCATAACCATCTACCCGGTGGTCTGAAAGCAACAAAAATTGCGTCGGCTGGCATGAACCCTTCCTGGGAGGCCGTACAGGATTCGCTGAAAAAAGCCGTTCGGCGAACTCCCGAAGGGCAATGGATTGAAGGGATAATTGGTATCACAATCGCCAATTCGCCGGAGGTTACCCGGTTTGTGCTGGATAAAATCGCACCCAAACACCCTGTTCGGCTGCTTTCGTGGTGGGGCCATATTGGGTTATATAATACACTGGGGCTGCACGAAATGGGCATTGCCGACGATCAGCCCGACCCCAAAGGTGGTTTTTACGAACGGATGCCCGATGGCAAAACCCTGACGGGCAAAGGCTACGAAAAGAATGCCTACTGGCCGCATACCAGTTACGCAAAAATGGCATCACTACGCGACGAGAACGCTATGATAGCCGAGTTTAGGAGTATGACGCAGGCATTGCTCAAAGCCGGGGTTACCAGCTATCAGAACATGTGTACGGGTGCTACGGCTGCTGACTACGCTCAGCTCTGGAAAAAAGCCGGATTATCGTTCCGCCTTCGCCTGATTCGCTGGGGCGATATGAACACCGACGGTAGCTTAAGTATTCCAGCGAAAGACCTGGCTAAAACAACGCCCGATTTACCATTATTAACGGTGAGCGGCACCAAATGGCTGCTCGAAGGCACCCCTCTGGAAGGCGGTGCCGAACAGGTCGACCCTTACCCAAATCGCCCCGGCTGGTATGGCCGAATGAACTACACGGTAGCCGAAATTGAGCGGATGTGCAAGGAAGCTATTGCCCGTAAGGACCAGTTGCATTTCCATATTGGCGGCAGCAAATCGATTGGTAAACTCCTCGACCTGATGGCGGCTATGCCTGTCGACTGGAAAGCATTACGTCCGCGTTTTGAGCATGGCGACGAGATCGACTACTCGCCCGAATACATCAAAAAGGCACAGCAAATGGGCATTATCATTGTGCAGAACCCTACGCATTTTGCGCCGATGGAAGGCTTCCCGATTGGTCCACCAGCCACACATGGTATGGCGATGAAAACCTTGCTGAATGATCACATTCCGTTGGCGATTGGGTCTGATGGGCCGTTTAATCCTTACCTGAACATTATGTTTGCGACCACCCACCCGCGTCGACCCAGCGAAGCACTCAGCCGCGAACAGGCCGTTATCGCCTACACCCACACAGCCGCTTATGCCGAGTTTGCGGAAAATACTAAAGGGACACTAACGGTCAGCAAAGTGGCCGATCTGGCGGTGCTATCGCAGAATATTTTCAAAGTACCAGCCCCTAAGCTACTTCAAACTGAAAGCGTTCTGACAATGGTGAATGGGGTTATAGTTTATGATGCAGGCTTACTGACTGTCAAGTAA
- a CDS encoding GNAT family N-acetyltransferase: MPQRIHTPRLVLRPWQPADAEPFAAMNANPEVMKHFPARLSRLESDAMIERMVYHMDVNGWGLWSIEAPNIAPFIGFCGLWTVSFEAPFTPAVEIGWRLARPYWGKGYAFEAAQAAMNFGFETLGLDEIVSFTIPANIRSWHLMERLGMTHNPADDFEHPRLPEGHPMRWHVLYRKTHEQHTAFSPTF, from the coding sequence ATGCCGCAACGAATCCATACCCCTCGCCTTGTGCTACGCCCCTGGCAACCTGCGGACGCCGAACCGTTTGCCGCTATGAATGCCAATCCAGAAGTAATGAAGCATTTTCCGGCTCGCCTGTCGCGGCTGGAAAGCGATGCCATGATCGAACGGATGGTCTATCATATGGACGTAAACGGCTGGGGATTGTGGTCGATTGAAGCGCCCAATATTGCGCCGTTTATTGGCTTCTGTGGCTTATGGACGGTTTCGTTCGAAGCGCCATTTACGCCCGCCGTTGAAATTGGCTGGCGACTTGCCCGGCCGTATTGGGGTAAAGGCTACGCGTTTGAAGCGGCTCAGGCTGCTATGAACTTTGGATTCGAAACCCTGGGTCTGGATGAGATCGTATCGTTCACCATTCCGGCTAATATTCGCTCCTGGCACCTGATGGAACGGCTCGGTATGACCCATAATCCCGCCGACGATTTTGAGCATCCGCGTCTGCCCGAAGGTCATCCCATGCGTTGGCATGTGCTGTACCGAAAAACGCACGAACAACATACAGCATTCAGTCCAACGTTCTAA
- the tenA gene encoding thiaminase II, whose amino-acid sequence MKFTEQLWQDIMPIYESILKHGFVDELMAGSLPTALFQYYIQQDALYLADFSRALNLLAARSISTDDVLQFTQFAQNAILVERALHETYFSIYAIEPTSDKMPACFAYTNYLLATTSLQSVAVGAAAVLPCFWIYRQVGKHIYQRAIQENPYQTWIDTYAGEAFDVSVNQMLAITDRLAQQAGTTEQQRMRDAFRTSSQLEWYFWNDAYTQNRWQV is encoded by the coding sequence ATGAAATTCACCGAACAACTCTGGCAGGACATTATGCCTATTTACGAATCCATTCTGAAACACGGTTTTGTCGATGAACTGATGGCAGGCAGTCTGCCCACGGCTCTATTTCAGTACTACATTCAGCAGGATGCCCTGTATCTGGCCGATTTCAGCCGTGCCCTGAATCTACTGGCAGCCCGGTCGATAAGCACAGACGATGTGTTGCAGTTTACCCAGTTTGCGCAAAACGCTATTCTGGTCGAGCGGGCATTGCACGAAACCTATTTTTCAATCTATGCCATCGAACCAACATCGGACAAAATGCCAGCCTGTTTTGCGTATACGAATTACCTGCTGGCCACCACATCGCTTCAATCGGTTGCCGTCGGTGCAGCAGCGGTATTGCCCTGTTTCTGGATTTACCGGCAGGTGGGTAAACATATCTACCAACGAGCTATTCAGGAAAACCCGTACCAAACATGGATCGACACGTATGCAGGAGAAGCGTTCGATGTATCCGTCAATCAGATGCTGGCCATCACGGATCGGTTGGCCCAACAGGCCGGAACGACCGAACAACAGCGAATGCGCGACGCTTTCCGAACCTCAAGCCAACTGGAGTGGTATTTCTGGAATGACGCCTATACGCAGAATCGGTGGCAGGTGTAA
- the thiE gene encoding thiamine phosphate synthase codes for MNRLYLVTDSDVARKAGHTLPFVVEEACRAGVRWVQLREKELSTRAFLELGAEIKQITQAYGANLIINDRVDVALALDADGVHVGQGDMPYSMVRTLIGPDKIIGLSINNLAELQAIAGAQLDYLGIATIFPTGTKQDTSSLLGLDGLQQLCRQTSLPTFAIGGINAQNIQQVMQTGVTGAAVVSAICGHPSPYEASREMIELLNDRMIE; via the coding sequence GTGAATCGTTTATATCTGGTAACGGATAGTGATGTGGCCCGAAAGGCAGGCCATACGCTTCCGTTTGTAGTCGAAGAAGCCTGTCGGGCGGGTGTTCGCTGGGTGCAGCTCCGCGAAAAAGAATTGTCTACACGGGCTTTTCTGGAACTTGGCGCCGAAATAAAGCAGATCACGCAGGCTTACGGAGCCAACCTGATCATCAACGACCGGGTTGATGTGGCGCTGGCGCTCGATGCCGATGGTGTTCACGTTGGCCAGGGCGATATGCCTTATTCGATGGTTCGGACGCTGATTGGACCAGATAAGATCATTGGGTTATCGATCAACAATCTGGCTGAATTACAGGCTATTGCTGGCGCTCAACTAGACTACCTGGGTATAGCCACAATTTTTCCAACAGGCACCAAACAGGACACGTCGAGTCTACTCGGTCTGGATGGCCTTCAACAGCTTTGCCGTCAAACCAGCCTGCCAACCTTTGCGATTGGCGGGATTAATGCTCAGAACATTCAACAGGTGATGCAAACCGGTGTAACGGGTGCCGCCGTCGTATCAGCCATTTGCGGACACCCGTCGCCGTATGAAGCCAGCAGGGAAATGATTGAATTGTTGAATGATAGAATGATTGAATAG